The proteins below are encoded in one region of Nitrososphaerales archaeon:
- a CDS encoding transposase — protein sequence ARGSQAWKQMVSLYMDNEDEFNKHYHKRSLVESVFNVIKGVFGNNLNARKRRMQRKELMLRIICYNIGIVNLQEIKNGMRN from the coding sequence ATGCTAGAGGAAGTCAGGCGTGGAAGCAGATGGTATCGTTATACATGGACAATGAGGATGAGTTCAACAAACATTACCATAAGAGATCACTAGTAGAAAGCGTGTTCAATGTGATAAAGGGAGTGTTCGGTAACAACCTGAATGCAAGGAAGAGAAGGATGCAGAGGAAGGAGCTGATGTTGCGAATAATTTGCTATAACATTGGGATAGTCAATTTGCAGGAGATCAAGAATGGTATGCGAAATTAG